One genomic region from Campylobacter concisus encodes:
- the rpsS gene encoding 30S ribosomal protein S19: MARSLKKGPFVDDHVMKKVIAAKNANDNKPIKTWSRRSTIVPEMIGLTFNVHNGKSFIPVYVTENHIGYKLGEFAPTRTFKGHKGSVQKKIGK; the protein is encoded by the coding sequence ATGGCAAGATCACTCAAAAAAGGTCCTTTCGTAGATGATCATGTAATGAAAAAAGTTATTGCCGCAAAAAATGCAAACGATAACAAACCAATCAAGACTTGGTCAAGACGTAGCACGATTGTACCTGAAATGATTGGACTAACATTTAACGTTCATAATGGCAAGAGCTTTATTCCTGTATATGTTACAGAAAATCATATAGGCTATAAACTTGGCGAATTTGCTCCAACACGCACATTTAAGGGTCATAAAGGCTCAGTGCAAAAGAAAATCGGCAAGTAA
- the rplP gene encoding 50S ribosomal protein L16 — protein MLMPKRTKFRKQMKGRNRGYATRGASLATGEFALKAVEAGRINSRQIEAARQALTRHVKRQAKIWIRVFPDKPLTKKPLQTRMGKGKAGVEEWVMNIKPGRIIFEMAGVSEELAREALTLALHKLPFRSKFVTRESENEIY, from the coding sequence ATGTTGATGCCTAAAAGAACGAAATTTCGTAAGCAAATGAAAGGTCGCAACCGTGGTTATGCGACTCGTGGAGCATCTTTAGCAACTGGCGAATTTGCACTTAAGGCTGTTGAAGCTGGCAGAATAAATTCACGCCAAATAGAAGCTGCTCGTCAAGCTCTAACTCGTCACGTAAAGAGACAGGCTAAAATTTGGATTAGGGTTTTCCCTGATAAGCCACTTACTAAAAAGCCTCTACAAACTCGTATGGGTAAAGGTAAGGCCGGAGTTGAAGAGTGGGTTATGAATATCAAACCTGGTCGTATAATATTTGAAATGGCTGGTGTTAGCGAAGAGTTAGCTCGTGAAGCTTTAACTTTGGCTTTACACAAGCTTCCTTTCAGATCAAAATTTGTAACGCGAGAGAGTGAAAATGAAATATACTGA
- the rplV gene encoding 50S ribosomal protein L22 produces MSKAIIKFVRLSPTKARLIAREVQGMNAELALASLQFMPNRGAKFIANAISSAVANGGFEPEEVIVTSCRVDAGPVLKRFRPRARGTASKIRKPTSHVMVEVSKPEKKEA; encoded by the coding sequence ATGAGTAAAGCAATTATAAAATTCGTAAGACTTTCTCCTACAAAAGCAAGACTTATAGCAAGAGAAGTTCAAGGTATGAATGCTGAGCTAGCACTTGCAAGCTTGCAGTTTATGCCAAATCGTGGTGCTAAATTTATAGCAAACGCTATTAGCTCAGCAGTAGCAAATGGCGGATTTGAGCCAGAAGAGGTTATAGTAACTAGTTGCCGCGTTGACGCTGGTCCTGTATTAAAGAGATTTAGACCAAGAGCAAGAGGAACAGCGAGCAAAATTCGCAAACCTACTTCTCATGTAATGGTAGAAGTATCTAAACCTGAAAAGAAGGAAGCATAA
- the rpsC gene encoding 30S ribosomal protein S3, with the protein MGQKVNPIGLRLGINRNWESRWFPTKQSLPENIGEDYKIRAFLKKKLYYAGISQILIERTAKKLRVTVVAARPGIIIGKKGQDVENLKNEVSKLIGKEVNVNIKEERKAQASAQLAAENVAMQLEKRVAFRRAMKKVIQGAQKSGAKGIKISVAGRLGGAEMARTEWYLEGRVPLHTLRAKIDYGVAEAHTTYGNIGIKVWIFKGEVLQKGVQPEKTEEEAPKKTRRARRGK; encoded by the coding sequence ATGGGACAAAAAGTAAATCCAATAGGTCTTAGACTAGGAATTAACCGCAACTGGGAATCTAGATGGTTTCCAACCAAACAAAGTCTTCCTGAAAATATCGGTGAAGATTACAAAATTCGTGCATTTTTAAAGAAAAAACTTTACTATGCAGGAATTAGCCAAATTCTAATCGAAAGAACGGCTAAAAAACTTCGTGTAACCGTAGTTGCAGCTCGCCCTGGTATCATCATCGGCAAAAAAGGCCAAGATGTTGAAAACCTAAAGAATGAAGTTAGCAAACTTATCGGCAAAGAAGTAAATGTAAATATCAAAGAAGAAAGAAAAGCTCAAGCTTCAGCTCAACTTGCTGCTGAAAACGTAGCTATGCAACTTGAAAAGCGTGTCGCATTTAGACGTGCTATGAAAAAAGTTATCCAAGGTGCTCAAAAATCAGGCGCTAAAGGTATCAAAATTTCAGTTGCTGGTCGTTTAGGTGGCGCTGAGATGGCAAGAACCGAGTGGTATCTAGAAGGTCGCGTTCCGCTTCATACTCTTAGAGCAAAGATAGATTACGGTGTAGCTGAGGCTCATACAACCTATGGAAACATAGGTATTAAAGTATGGATTTTTAAAGGTGAGGTTCTTCAAAAAGGTGTTCAACCTGAGAAAACTGAAGAAGAAGCACCTAAGAAAACACGTAGAGCAAGAAGAGGTAAATAA